The following are encoded together in the Alphaproteobacteria bacterium genome:
- a CDS encoding type II toxin-antitoxin system Phd/YefM family antitoxin, producing MKTVTIRDFRSRPRAVRQALSGEREAILTANGQPIALLVPVDAATVDETAEDIRRARAMRALQAIRRKAARDGTDRLTMREIDAEVAAVRAANAVRARRTGRA from the coding sequence ATGAAAACGGTCACCATTCGAGACTTTCGCTCCCGACCGCGCGCGGTTCGGCAGGCGCTTTCGGGTGAACGCGAGGCGATCCTGACGGCGAACGGCCAGCCCATCGCGCTTCTCGTGCCCGTCGATGCCGCGACGGTCGACGAGACGGCCGAGGACATCAGACGCGCCCGAGCGATGCGTGCTCTCCAGGCGATCCGACGCAAGGCCGCGCGGGACGGTACCGATCGCCTGACAATGCGGGAAATCGACGCCGAGGTAGCCGCCGTACGGGCGGCCAACGCGGTACGCGCTCGGCGCACCGGGCGCGCTTGA
- a CDS encoding YXWGXW repeat-containing protein, translating into MVSHSRRRIVIGGAALPFAGLLAACAGEPPAEKVAVNEVIAPRAPPPPIYEAIPPIPPGHGDMATWMPGYWRWDGVTYVWVPGAYVDRPRREAYWVPARWEQRGNSWVYFQGHWG; encoded by the coding sequence ATGGTCAGCCATAGCCGTCGCCGGATCGTGATCGGCGGGGCGGCCCTGCCGTTCGCCGGCCTGCTGGCGGCCTGCGCCGGCGAGCCGCCGGCCGAGAAGGTCGCCGTCAACGAAGTCATCGCCCCGCGCGCCCCGCCGCCGCCGATCTACGAAGCCATCCCGCCGATCCCGCCGGGCCACGGCGACATGGCGACCTGGATGCCGGGCTACTGGCGCTGGGACGGCGTCACCTATGTCTGGGTGCCGGGCGCCTATGTCGACCGCCCGCGCCGCGAGGCTTACTGGGTCCCGGCCCGCTGGGAGCAGCGCGGCAACAGCTGGGTCTACTTCCAGGGTCATTGGGGCTGA
- a CDS encoding PIN domain-containing protein has translation MSAMLSPQGPPGLILELVIDRGLDVAHTPRIVAEYRGVLARPRLALDPADVERVVNILETAGTPAIAPPWPLALPDPADGEFLACAAAARAILITGNLRHFPAASRREVEVMSPRAFVDRLQLSV, from the coding sequence GTGTCGGCGATGCTGTCGCCGCAGGGGCCTCCCGGTCTGATCCTGGAGCTGGTGATCGATCGCGGCTTGGACGTGGCGCACACGCCGCGCATCGTGGCGGAGTACCGGGGAGTGCTGGCTCGACCGCGGCTTGCGCTCGACCCGGCCGACGTCGAGCGCGTTGTGAACATCCTCGAAACCGCGGGAACCCCGGCAATCGCCCCGCCTTGGCCGTTGGCGCTGCCGGATCCGGCCGACGGTGAGTTTCTCGCTTGCGCCGCCGCCGCGAGAGCGATCCTAATCACGGGCAATCTCAGACATTTTCCCGCAGCTTCACGGCGCGAGGTCGAGGTCATGTCGCCGCGCGCCTTCGTCGATCGCCTGCAACTTTCCGTGTGA
- a CDS encoding GNAT family N-acetyltransferase: MIAIDDATPADIPALCDLLGLLFAQEADFTPDRARQERGLRLILDDARVGAILVARDGGQVVGMVNLLFTVSTALGARVLLLEDMIVRPDHRGRGVGLKLIEAAIARATREGCARITLLTDEDNTQAQWFYARAGFRRSAMIPMRRAVP, encoded by the coding sequence ATGATCGCCATCGACGACGCCACGCCTGCCGATATTCCCGCGCTCTGCGACCTGCTCGGCCTGCTCTTCGCCCAGGAAGCCGATTTCACCCCCGACCGCGCCCGGCAGGAACGCGGCCTGCGCCTGATCCTCGACGATGCCCGGGTCGGCGCCATCCTGGTGGCGCGCGACGGCGGACAGGTCGTCGGCATGGTCAACCTGCTGTTCACCGTCAGCACGGCGCTGGGCGCGCGCGTCCTGCTGCTCGAGGACATGATCGTGCGGCCCGACCATCGCGGCCGGGGCGTCGGGCTGAAGCTGATCGAGGCGGCGATCGCGCGCGCCACCCGCGAAGGCTGCGCCCGCATCACCCTGCTGACCGACGAGGACAACACCCAGGCGCAATGGTTCTACGCCCGCGCCGGCTTCCGCCGCTCGGCGATGATCCCGATGCGGCGGGCCGTGCCGTGA
- a CDS encoding DMT family transporter, with translation MPSILTWLLRLPPNVQGALWLIAGGFIFTTTSAMIRLLSEQIESIQTAFFRAIIGVILLIPHMASGRVQPWKSPRIAGHFWRTVVGTTSMVCGFYAVALLPLADATALSFSQPLFSVVIAALVLHETVRWRRWSATIVGFIGVLIMVRPGEGSLQPGALIALANALLVAISILMVKRLSATESPMMILTMFALFSTVLLAGPAIWVWRWPDLAGWLLAVGIALTATVGQYFWVQAFRVGEMSMVAPFEYLRLPFAVFVGWLLWQEMPVIWTFVGAAIVIASAIYIIRREARLARERRWQQPKP, from the coding sequence GTGCCCTCGATCCTGACCTGGCTCCTGCGCCTGCCGCCCAACGTGCAGGGCGCGTTGTGGCTGATCGCCGGCGGCTTCATCTTCACGACCACGAGCGCGATGATCCGCCTGCTGTCGGAGCAGATCGAGAGCATCCAGACCGCCTTCTTCCGCGCCATCATCGGCGTCATCCTGCTGATCCCGCACATGGCCTCGGGTCGCGTGCAGCCGTGGAAGAGCCCGCGCATCGCCGGCCACTTCTGGCGCACCGTGGTCGGCACCACCTCGATGGTCTGCGGCTTCTACGCCGTGGCGCTCTTGCCGCTGGCCGACGCCACGGCGCTCTCCTTCTCGCAGCCGCTGTTTTCCGTCGTCATCGCCGCCCTGGTGCTGCACGAGACGGTGCGCTGGCGGCGCTGGAGCGCCACCATCGTCGGCTTCATCGGCGTGCTGATCATGGTGCGGCCGGGCGAGGGCTCGCTGCAGCCCGGCGCGCTGATCGCGCTGGCCAACGCGCTCCTGGTGGCGATCTCGATCCTGATGGTCAAGCGGCTGTCGGCCACCGAATCGCCGATGATGATCCTCACCATGTTCGCGCTGTTCTCGACCGTGCTGTTGGCCGGCCCGGCGATCTGGGTGTGGCGCTGGCCCGATCTCGCGGGCTGGCTGCTCGCCGTGGGCATCGCGCTCACCGCCACGGTCGGGCAGTATTTCTGGGTCCAGGCCTTCCGCGTCGGCGAGATGTCGATGGTGGCGCCGTTCGAGTATCTGCGCCTGCCCTTCGCCGTCTTCGTCGGCTGGCTGCTGTGGCAGGAGATGCCGGTGATCTGGACCTTCGTCGGCGCCGCCATCGTCATCGCCTCGGCCATCTACATCATCCGCCGCGAGGCCAGGCTGGCGCGCGAGCGGCGCTGGCAGCAGCCCAAACCGTGA
- a CDS encoding dihydrodipicolinate synthase family protein: MTSIGWRGVFPAVTTQFRDDFSLDLAATQRVIDALIRDGVSGLILCGTVGENTSLQPDEKRAVLAAAKEVVAGRVPIISGVAEYTTAMACAYARDAAKIGIDGLMVMPAMVYSAKPRETLHHFREVAKASDLPIMVYNNPPIYKTDVTPDMLIQLADCESIVCVKESSGATARYTDLKRALGDRFVLFCGLDDVIVESVMLGCVGWVSGMSNAFPAEGNRLFALAAAGRYDEARALNEWFMPLLHLDARPDLVQCIKLCEQIMGRGSEVTRPPRLKLEGAERAAVEAIMAEALRTRPVVKMAAE; this comes from the coding sequence ATGACGAGCATCGGCTGGCGGGGCGTCTTCCCCGCCGTGACCACGCAGTTCCGCGACGATTTCAGCCTCGACCTGGCGGCGACCCAGCGGGTCATCGACGCGCTGATCCGCGACGGCGTCTCGGGCCTGATCCTGTGCGGCACGGTGGGCGAGAACACCTCGCTGCAGCCCGACGAGAAGCGCGCCGTGCTGGCCGCGGCGAAGGAGGTCGTCGCCGGGCGCGTGCCGATCATCTCCGGTGTCGCCGAGTACACGACGGCGATGGCCTGCGCCTACGCGCGCGACGCGGCGAAGATCGGCATCGACGGGCTGATGGTGATGCCGGCCATGGTCTACTCGGCCAAGCCGCGCGAGACGCTGCATCATTTCCGCGAGGTCGCGAAGGCCAGCGACCTGCCGATCATGGTCTACAACAACCCGCCGATCTACAAGACCGACGTCACGCCCGACATGCTGATCCAGCTGGCCGATTGCGAGAGCATCGTCTGCGTCAAGGAAAGCTCGGGCGCCACGGCGCGCTACACCGATCTGAAGCGCGCGCTGGGCGATCGCTTCGTGCTGTTCTGCGGCCTCGACGACGTCATCGTCGAATCGGTGATGCTGGGCTGCGTCGGCTGGGTCTCGGGCATGTCCAACGCGTTTCCCGCCGAGGGCAACCGGCTGTTCGCGCTGGCCGCCGCCGGCCGCTACGACGAGGCGCGCGCGCTCAACGAATGGTTCATGCCGCTGTTGCACCTCGACGCGCGGCCCGACCTGGTTCAGTGCATCAAGCTCTGCGAGCAGATCATGGGCCGCGGCTCGGAGGTCACCCGCCCGCCGCGCCTGAAGCTCGAGGGCGCCGAGCGGGCGGCGGTCGAGGCGATCATGGCCGAGGCCTTGCGCACCCGGCCCGTCGTCAAGATGGCGGCCGAATGA
- a CDS encoding adenylate kinase gives MVGTTGSGKSRLAERLAPLLDAEHVELDALFWTPGWRPVLAELFRQRVDAATSGGRWIVAGNYGQVRDLVWGRADTLVWLDFNLPLVLRRLALRTVRRVVTREELWNTGNRESLRGALGRQSILRYALRTHRANRARFAADLADPRYGHLAVHRFDDPRALQQWVERLKAR, from the coding sequence ATCGTCGGCACCACCGGGTCGGGCAAGAGCAGGCTGGCCGAACGGCTGGCGCCGCTGCTCGACGCCGAGCATGTCGAGCTCGACGCGCTGTTCTGGACCCCGGGCTGGCGGCCGGTGCTGGCCGAGCTCTTCCGCCAGCGGGTCGACGCGGCAACCTCGGGCGGGCGCTGGATCGTCGCCGGCAATTACGGCCAGGTCCGCGATCTCGTCTGGGGCCGGGCCGACACCCTGGTCTGGCTCGACTTCAACCTGCCGCTGGTGCTGCGCCGCCTGGCGCTGCGCACCGTCCGCCGCGTGGTCACCCGCGAGGAGCTGTGGAACACCGGCAACCGCGAGTCGCTGCGCGGCGCGCTCGGCCGCCAGTCGATCCTGCGCTATGCCCTGCGCACCCATCGCGCCAACCGCGCCCGCTTCGCCGCCGACCTCGCCGATCCGCGCTACGGCCATCTGGCGGTCCATCGCTTCGACGATCCGCGCGCGCTCCAGCAATGGGTTGAGCGGCTCAAGGCGCGATGA
- a CDS encoding 4-hydroxyproline epimerase translates to MMQHSFTCLDGHTCGNPVRLVTGGAPILRGATMSERRADFLARFDWIRRALMFEPRGHDVMSGSMLYAPTRADCDIAILFIETSGCLPMCGHGTIGTVTMALENGLVSPAREGEVALDAPAGRVVARYRREGRFVESVRITNVASYLAASDIRIDVPDMGELVVDVSYGGNYYAIVEPQKNFAGLESISAGDVLRLSPIVRNLVREKLDPVHPEDPTIRGVSHVMWTGKAREAKAHLRNAVFYGDKAIDRSPCGTGTSARMAHLVAKGRLKVGDDFVHESIIGTLFEGRVEAASRVGNHDAIIPSIAGWARQHGINTIFVDDRDPLALGFSVI, encoded by the coding sequence ATGATGCAGCACAGCTTCACCTGCCTCGACGGCCACACCTGCGGCAACCCGGTCCGCCTGGTGACCGGCGGCGCGCCGATCCTCAGGGGCGCGACGATGAGCGAGCGGCGCGCCGACTTCCTCGCCCGCTTCGACTGGATCCGGCGCGCCCTGATGTTCGAGCCGCGCGGCCACGACGTGATGTCGGGCTCGATGCTCTACGCGCCGACGCGGGCCGACTGCGACATCGCCATCCTGTTCATCGAGACCTCGGGCTGCCTGCCGATGTGCGGCCACGGCACCATCGGCACCGTCACCATGGCGCTGGAGAACGGGCTCGTCTCTCCGGCGCGCGAGGGCGAGGTGGCGCTCGACGCGCCGGCCGGCCGCGTCGTGGCCCGCTACCGGCGCGAGGGGCGTTTTGTCGAATCGGTCCGTATTACCAACGTCGCCTCCTACCTCGCGGCGAGCGACATCCGCATCGACGTCCCTGATATGGGCGAGCTGGTGGTCGATGTCTCGTACGGCGGCAACTACTACGCCATCGTCGAGCCGCAGAAGAACTTCGCCGGGCTGGAGTCGATCTCGGCCGGCGACGTGCTGCGGCTCTCGCCCATCGTGCGCAACCTCGTGCGCGAGAAGCTCGATCCGGTGCACCCCGAGGATCCCACCATCCGCGGGGTGAGCCACGTGATGTGGACCGGCAAGGCGCGCGAAGCGAAGGCGCATCTGCGCAACGCCGTGTTCTACGGCGACAAGGCGATCGACCGCAGCCCCTGCGGCACCGGCACTTCGGCGCGCATGGCGCACCTGGTGGCCAAAGGCCGGCTGAAGGTCGGCGACGACTTCGTGCACGAGAGCATCATCGGCACGCTCTTCGAGGGCCGCGTCGAGGCCGCTTCGCGGGTCGGCAACCACGACGCCATCATCCCCTCGATCGCCGGCTGGGCGCGCCAGCACGGCATCAACACCATCTTCGTCGACGACCGCGATCCGTTGGCGCTTGGCTTCAGCGTGATCTGA
- a CDS encoding ABC transporter substrate-binding protein, which translates to MLTYAVGSAAARDLRIGLAADATSLDPHYDNFPANNQIARHLFEALVAQDEHQRLVPALATGWRALDERTWEFRLREGVRFHDGSPFTADDVLFSLDRVPRVPNAPSPFTHFTRQILEVEIVDPLTVRLRTAAPAPLLPRELSAIFILSRRAASGPAPEGKTTGQLNRGEGLVGTGPFRFVSWDRGRQLVLARHEDYWGPKPAWANVAFYPIADATTRLAALDSGDLDVVENVPTQDLPRLRRDERLRIVTATSNRVIYLHLDHHAEPSPGIPDTGGKNPLKDRRVRQALSLALDRDRLVQEVMAGDAVAAADLLPWPMSGARRDTVVGVPDLERARRLLGEAGYPDGFSIILGAPNGRYVNDLRVAEAVAAGWTAIGVKTRVEASQPQAFFQNRDAHRYSAYLAGWATAAGEAGDPLRALVATPDRERGLGGTNRGRYSNPAVDGLLIEALRTIDAERRATLLEDAARLALDDFAVLPLYFEVAGWAMRRGFTYAGRTDQFTLATSVTPAP; encoded by the coding sequence ATGCTCACGTACGCCGTGGGCAGCGCGGCGGCGCGCGACCTGCGCATCGGGCTCGCCGCCGACGCCACCTCGCTCGATCCGCACTACGACAATTTCCCCGCCAACAACCAGATCGCCCGGCACCTCTTCGAGGCGCTGGTGGCGCAGGACGAGCACCAGCGGCTGGTGCCGGCGCTGGCCACCGGCTGGCGCGCGCTGGACGAGCGGACCTGGGAGTTCCGGCTGCGCGAGGGCGTGCGCTTCCACGACGGCTCGCCGTTCACCGCCGACGACGTCCTGTTCAGCCTCGATCGCGTGCCGCGCGTGCCCAACGCGCCGTCGCCCTTCACGCACTTCACGCGCCAGATCCTCGAGGTCGAGATCGTCGATCCGCTGACCGTCCGCCTGCGCACCGCGGCACCCGCGCCGCTGCTGCCGCGCGAGCTCAGCGCCATCTTCATCCTGTCGCGCCGGGCGGCGTCGGGGCCGGCGCCGGAGGGCAAGACGACCGGGCAGCTCAATCGCGGCGAGGGCCTTGTCGGCACCGGTCCGTTCCGCTTCGTCTCCTGGGATCGCGGCCGCCAGCTCGTGCTGGCGCGCCATGAGGATTACTGGGGCCCGAAGCCGGCCTGGGCCAACGTCGCCTTCTATCCGATCGCCGACGCCACGACGCGGCTGGCCGCGCTCGATTCGGGCGACCTCGACGTCGTCGAGAACGTGCCGACGCAGGATCTGCCGCGCCTGCGCCGCGACGAGCGGCTGCGCATCGTCACCGCGACGTCGAACCGGGTGATCTACCTGCATCTCGACCATCACGCCGAGCCGTCGCCCGGCATTCCCGACACCGGCGGCAAGAACCCGCTGAAGGATCGCCGGGTGCGCCAGGCGCTCAGCCTGGCGCTCGACCGTGATCGGCTGGTGCAAGAGGTGATGGCGGGCGACGCCGTGGCCGCCGCCGACCTGCTGCCGTGGCCGATGTCCGGCGCGCGGCGCGACACCGTGGTCGGCGTGCCCGACCTCGAGCGCGCCCGCCGCCTGCTCGGCGAGGCCGGCTACCCCGATGGCTTCTCGATCATCCTGGGCGCGCCCAACGGCCGCTACGTCAACGACCTGCGCGTCGCCGAGGCGGTGGCGGCGGGCTGGACGGCAATCGGCGTGAAGACGCGGGTCGAGGCCAGCCAGCCGCAGGCGTTCTTCCAGAACCGCGACGCGCATCGCTACAGCGCCTATCTCGCCGGCTGGGCCACGGCGGCGGGCGAGGCCGGCGATCCGCTGCGCGCGCTGGTGGCGACGCCCGACCGCGAGCGCGGCCTGGGCGGCACCAATCGCGGCCGCTATTCCAATCCCGCCGTCGACGGGCTGCTGATCGAGGCGCTGCGCACCATCGACGCCGAGCGCCGCGCCACCTTGCTCGAGGACGCCGCGCGCCTGGCGCTCGACGATTTCGCCGTGCTGCCGCTGTACTTCGAGGTGGCCGGCTGGGCGATGCGCCGCGGCTTCACCTATGCCGGCCGCACCGACCAGTTCACGCTGGCCACCTCCGTCACGCCGGCGCCGTGA